The Spirochaetales bacterium DNA window TGATGATAGAACTAATAATAATGACAGTAGGATAGAAAAAGTTGAGAACATATCTGAACATAACCATGAAAAAGTAATATGCTTTACAATAATAAATAAAAGGGATCAATTATTACTATTAACCGAAGAGATGAGTGATAAATATAAGGATAAGCTTGAGATTCAATTATTTGCAAATCAATATAGTCCTGGCTGGTATTGGCTTACTCTTCATAATGTTAATGCAACTAAAGACAAAGCAATATGCAAAATACTTGAAATGTATAATCAAAACATTAATGAATTAGTTGTTTTCGGTGATGATAGAAATGATATACCAATGTTTAAAATAGCTAAAAATGCAATAGCGGTAGAAAACGCTATTGATGATATAAAACAAATAGCAACAGAAGTAATTGGAAGTAACAATGATGATAGTGTGGTAAAGTACATAAAAACTGAATTTGAGAGGCGGTCCTGCAGCTAACAGCGCGCAAGCCCGCCACCCCGTTATATGCAATTGCGTTGCTGATCTATTTTTTACATAGGGGATTAGATGATCGGAAAAGCTCCTGGAAATATTATTAAAGAATACCCTGAAAAAGGTCCAATGAAGCAGTATCGCTTTGACAAAGCTGTTGCTTTTGCTTGTTTTAGGTGTGGAAATGAAAAAAAGTCCAAACTTATTACAATATATCAATCAAATTGGAACAAAAGACTTTGTAATGGTTGTTACGGCAGGCTTTTATCCATCTACGAAATAAAAGCTGGCACAAAATCTGAAGACGAGAAAGTTGATGAATTAATTGAGCTATTATTAAAATTAGTTTCTGATGACGAATTAAGAATTGCAATTGAGAAATTGAAAATTAAAGAGAATAGAATCCAATATCTTGATTCAAAAACATTACGCTTTGTTGCTTCAGCAGAATATATATCATCGAAAACAGAAGAAGATTATTCATTGGATTGGTCTCATGTAATTATTGGCCTTTGTAAAGCATTTGAAAATGAGTTGGTCGAAAAAATTATTAGGCCATTTAAATCTCATTGCAAATCTATTGATATCTCAAATGACCTAAAGGATAATGATTTAAGTAGAATTACCAAATATATTTCGAAAGAGAACACAAAAGAACCAGAATTAGGTACATTCGCACATTTCCTCCAAACGGTATTGAATAGTAAAAGCAGAAGACATACAAGTAATATAATCAAAACTTTCTATGATTTTCTTACTGACTTTCCTTACTCAAATTGGATTCTTGATAAATCTGGTCTACTAAATGCGATTAATAGTATTTCTAACAATTTTAGAAATAAAGCAGCTCATATTGAAGAGTTAGGAAAAGAAGACTTTTTTTAATGTAAGTCCCTATTACTTGATAAATCTGGAATATTATGAAGCTTAAATCAATCAGTAAAATGAAACAATCAATAGAGAATCTAAATTATAAAGACGCAACGCAACTGCATATAACAGCGGGCAAGCCCGTTATAAGAAATCGTAAAAATAGGATTGGTTGTGAAAGAAGAAATTGAAAAAATCATTAATTCCTCAACAGTCAATGGGAATAAGTTCTGGGCAAGAACAGATGGAGATATTCATGCTCCTGCAGGGTATTCCACAATAGACATCCTAAATACTTTAGGTGATTTAGGAATAAAATATGATCAATACCCGGTGATTGCCGATACAATTGATTTTGTTTTTACCTACTATGATGAATCAGGATGTTTTAGATACAGTCCGAAAAGTTCAAAACTGCCGTGTATCACTGCCAGATTATTAACAGCTTTTGGAAGACTGGGGTATTCAGACGATCGATTGGAAGTCTGTTATCAGAAACTTTTAAATACACAAGAAGAAGATGGTGGATGGCGTTGCAATACTGTTAAATTGGGAAAGTCGCCATCTACTGATGCAAGTAATCCAGGTACTACATTATATGTTCTTGATGCATTTCATCACAGAAATAATTCAGAAAAAGATATTCTTAAACTTGAGAAAGGAGTAATTTTCTTACTCAGTCATTGGCAATCTAAGTTACCTTTAGGCCCTTGCAGTTTTGGTATAGGCACAAATTTCCAGAAAATAGAATATCCATTAATCAGATATAATTTATTATATTATTGTCACGTTCTTTCTCGTTTCAAGGTTTCATTGGATAGTGATTATTTTCAAGAGGCTATTTCTTTAATTACAGATAAAGCAGAAGATGGTAAAATAAAACCAGAAAATCCACATAGATTGTGG harbors:
- a CDS encoding HAD family hydrolase, whose translation is MIYISDLDGTLLNDKAQLSKYSKVELNKLLENGIQFTVASGRSVVAIKKILDGIKIKLPIVEFNGAFISDFANGKHLVINNIEPIIVQEIDNICKSFQKQFFLSTFNGKEDKLYFENCTNDGMKWYVDDRTNNNDSRIEKVENISEHNHEKVICFTIINKRDQLLLLTEEMSDKYKDKLEIQLFANQYSPGWYWLTLHNVNATKDKAICKILEMYNQNINELVVFGDDRNDIPMFKIAKNAIAVENAIDDIKQIATEVIGSNNDDSVVKYIKTEFERRSCS